In a single window of the Pedococcus dokdonensis genome:
- a CDS encoding acyl-CoA dehydrogenase family protein produces the protein MTTLATALQHTLDGRWAAIRDEARTDLDPERFAPPTEPLDLESYRARIADQVQALAATGHAKRGFPKAIGGNGDLGGSVTAFELLGHADLSLMVKAGVHWGLFGGAVANLGTERHHTAYLPSIIDASLPGCFAMTETGHGSDVQSLGTTATYDPDTDELVVNTPDLRSRKDYIGGAARDGRMAAVFAQLVTGDESHGVHCVLVPIRDEAGNAMPGVTIGDCGAKAGLPGVDNGRLTFDHVRVPRTNLLNRYGDIDEQGTYSSPIDNPTRRFFTMLGTLVRGRISVAGGAGAATRTALTLAVTYAGHRRQFAPPGGTDEVILLDYRVHQRKLLPALAKSYALQFAQNELVSLMHDVQSAGDAADEHQQRELEARAAGTKAVATAHATATIQMCREACGGAGYLAVNRLPQLKADSDVFTTFEGDNTVLLQLVAKGLLTDYRDAFGDLDTLGMVRFGARQFAGAVIERTSARGLIQRLIDSAPGRDSEKGPTDRGWQLDLFEDREKHLVETLALRLRRAAKPDADAFAVFNDAQDHVIEAARAHVDRTILESFVAAIDACADPAAAQTLSRVCDLYALSSIEADKGWFLEHGRITPARSKQVTAAVNDLCAALRPHAQELVDAFGIPKAWLGTELLTPPV, from the coding sequence TCCGGGACGAGGCCCGCACCGACCTCGACCCCGAGCGGTTCGCCCCACCGACCGAGCCGCTCGACCTCGAGTCCTACCGCGCCCGCATCGCCGACCAGGTGCAGGCGCTGGCTGCGACGGGTCACGCCAAGCGTGGCTTTCCGAAGGCGATCGGCGGCAATGGCGACCTCGGCGGCTCGGTCACCGCGTTCGAGCTGCTCGGCCATGCCGACCTGTCGCTGATGGTCAAGGCCGGGGTGCACTGGGGTCTGTTCGGTGGCGCGGTGGCGAACCTCGGCACCGAGCGGCACCACACCGCATACCTGCCGTCGATCATCGACGCGAGCCTGCCGGGCTGCTTCGCGATGACCGAGACCGGGCACGGCTCCGACGTGCAGTCGCTCGGCACGACGGCGACGTACGACCCGGACACGGACGAGCTCGTCGTCAACACTCCTGACCTGCGCTCGCGCAAGGACTACATCGGCGGAGCGGCGCGCGACGGACGGATGGCCGCGGTCTTCGCGCAGCTGGTCACCGGCGACGAGAGCCACGGCGTGCACTGCGTGCTCGTGCCGATCCGCGACGAGGCCGGGAACGCCATGCCCGGCGTCACGATCGGGGACTGCGGCGCCAAGGCCGGGCTGCCGGGCGTGGACAACGGCCGCCTGACCTTCGACCACGTGCGGGTGCCGCGCACCAACCTGCTCAACCGCTACGGCGACATCGACGAGCAGGGCACCTACTCCTCCCCCATCGACAACCCGACGCGCCGCTTCTTCACCATGCTCGGGACCTTGGTGCGCGGGCGGATCAGCGTGGCGGGCGGGGCGGGCGCGGCCACTCGCACGGCGCTCACCCTCGCGGTGACGTATGCCGGGCACCGGCGCCAGTTCGCGCCGCCCGGTGGCACCGACGAGGTGATCCTGCTCGACTACCGGGTGCACCAGCGCAAGCTGCTGCCCGCGCTAGCGAAGTCGTATGCGTTGCAGTTCGCCCAGAACGAGCTGGTCTCGCTCATGCACGACGTGCAGTCGGCCGGCGACGCCGCCGACGAGCACCAGCAGCGCGAGCTCGAGGCCCGCGCGGCCGGCACCAAGGCCGTCGCGACCGCGCACGCGACCGCGACGATCCAGATGTGCCGCGAAGCGTGTGGTGGAGCCGGCTACCTGGCCGTCAACCGGCTGCCCCAGCTCAAGGCCGACAGCGACGTGTTCACCACGTTCGAGGGCGACAACACGGTGCTGCTGCAGCTCGTGGCGAAGGGGCTGCTCACCGACTACCGAGACGCGTTCGGTGACCTCGACACGCTGGGGATGGTGCGGTTCGGGGCACGGCAGTTCGCCGGGGCGGTGATCGAGCGGACCTCGGCGCGCGGCCTCATCCAGCGCCTGATCGACTCGGCTCCCGGACGCGACAGCGAGAAGGGCCCGACCGACCGCGGCTGGCAGCTCGACCTCTTCGAGGACCGCGAGAAGCACCTCGTCGAGACCCTGGCGCTGCGGCTGCGCAGGGCCGCCAAGCCGGACGCGGATGCCTTCGCCGTGTTCAACGACGCGCAGGACCACGTCATCGAGGCGGCCCGCGCCCACGTGGACCGCACGATCCTCGAGTCGTTCGTGGCCGCGATCGACGCGTGCGCGGATCCTGCTGCGGCACAGACCCTCTCGCGAGTCTGCGACCTCTACGCGCTGAGCAGCATCGAGGCCGACAAGGGCTGGTTCCTCGAGCACGGCCGGATCACCCCGGCCAGGTCGAAGCAGGTGACCGCCGCGGTCAACGACCTGTGCGCCGCCCTGCGCCCGCATGCCCAGGAGCTGGTGGACGCGTTCGGCATCCCGAAGGCCTGGCTCGGCACCGAGCTGCTCACCCCGCCGGTCTGA